In the genome of Geotrypetes seraphini chromosome 14, aGeoSer1.1, whole genome shotgun sequence, one region contains:
- the NUDT8 gene encoding nucleoside diphosphate-linked moiety X motif 8: MLAAVLHLSRRPDLARTCATFANSPEATACGPAWSCLAVENEQRCRRALEVPTARYRDAKAAAAVLVSLCSVAGVPSFLYTLRSKTLRGRHKGEVSFPGGKCDPSDKSVIHTALREAEEELGIQVLEENVWGVMKPLTISAGMVIVPVVANLGCKESLSLRPNSTEVEDVFTLSLPHICEKQNQGYTNFRWHGHYHYTSPVFLHGKYRVWGITAVVTDSALKLLVPGLYRSNFSIRHQS; encoded by the exons ATGTTGGCGGCGGTCTTGCACCTCTCCCGGCGCCCAGATCTCGCCAGGACCTGTGCCACCTTTGCTAACTCGCCTGAAGCGACGGCCTGCGGTCCTGCCTGGAGCTGCCTGGCGGTTGAGAATGAGCAGCGGTGCCGCAGAGCGCTGGAGGTTCCCACAGCACGGTACCGTGATGCAAAAGCTGCAGCCGCTGTCCTGGTGTCGCTGTGCTCCGTGGCTGGCGTCCCCTCATTCCTGTATACGTTGCGCTCGAAAACACTGCGTGGGAGACACAAAGGGGAAGTCAG TTTCCCtggaggaaagtgtgacccaTCAGACAAGAGTGTTATCCACACAGCCCTAAGGGaggctgaggaagagttggggATTCAGGTGCTAGAGGAGAATGTGTGGGGGGTCATGAAACCGCTCACAATTTCG GCAGGAATGGTGATTGTTCCGGTTGTTGCAAACCTTGGTTGTAAAGAGTCGCTTAGTTTGAGGCCAAACAGCACAGAG GTGGAGGACGTCTTCACGCTGTCCCTTCCGCATATTTGCGAGAAGCAAAACCAGGGCTATACGAACTTCCGCTGGCATGGTCACTACCACTACACAAGCCCGGTGTTTCTGCATGGGAAGTACAGAGTCTGGGGCATCACCGCTGTAGTGACTGATTCTGCCCTAAAGCTGCTTGTCCCTGGCTTATACCGGAGCAATTTTAGCATAAGACATCAGTCATAG